Genomic segment of Saprospira sp. CCB-QB6:
AAAAATCTGATATTATTGTCAGGTTCTCTTGAAAGTATTTCCAGTCTATATTCCAATGTATGTATCCTTCTAAAAAGCCAATGAAATGATCATAGGTTTGACGATCATTATCGTATTCAGCCTTATTTACTTCCCAATCAGCTTCTGATTCTTCTTTATCAACTTTTTTATATTCTGCAGAAAATACTTCTACATCTTCTAATTTATCATGTATTGAAATCTTTGATAAAGTAGCTTGATAAGCATTAGTCTTACTAAAAGTTAATGATGTAAATAATGATTTAATTGACAAAAAAGGGAAAGGTAAAGATATTGTAACTCCATGATCTGTCTTCTCAAATAAAACATTATTTATATCTCCTAAAAAATGTCGATCTCCTGAAAATTCTAAATCAAAAACAGAAGACTCTCTATATTTGTTAATACTGTCCTCTAACATAATTAGAGCCTTTAATATCGAACTCTTACCTGAGTTATTCGCACCAGTAATTAAAGTAATAGGAGCAAGTTCTTCTAGAAATCCTTCTTTGTCATCAAAGACTCTGAAGTTTTTAATCCCAAATAGTGATAAATGTTCCATTGGTTATATATAAGCTTAAGCTAAGTTTTAAAAATTTAAACAGACAACCTACCTACGCTCATACTGTGCAGGCTTACGACTATACTTTTTAGTATAAAATATCTGTGCTTCTTTCTTATCTCTTTTGTAATTCAATAGTTCATTATACAACTTTTCTGCATTTTCAACCTTACATTACTATCCTATTTTTGGAGTAAGAGCAAGAGACGCAACCATTTTATAAAAAGGGTTAATGCCTAACACTATTTCCACCCGCAAAAATTTTTTTCTTTTTTTCTTCGGCAATTTAAAGACAACAATTTTTTTCTAAAATAAATACAGCCAAGATATTTTACTGGCCACAAAAAAAGGGCAGCAAAAACATTTAGTTTTTGCTGCCCTTCCCTATTTGAAAGCCGCTAATTGAAAGGCCGCTGCATTTTTTGCACAAAAAAAACCTCTAAGCCTAAACTTAGAGGTTTTGAAGTGGTTTCGGGCGGACTCGAACCGCCGACACACGGATTTTCAGTCCGATGCTCTACCAGCTGAGCTACGAAACCAGCCGTTTGCTTTGTCAGCGACACAAATATAGGACATCTATAGGCAGAAAAACAAATTTTATCCGCAAAAAAATTAACCGCAAAATATAGTCTCCTGATTATGAGACAGAAAAATTTTATTTTTTATCCAAAAAAGAAAAATAGCTCCATTTTTCCACCCGATTAAAGCAAAAGCCTACCGCCAGGCAACAATGGGCTGAGCGCTGCGAAAGGGTGGCCGAAGGCCAGACCCAGTTTTTTGAGCGCAGCGAAAAAAACGCAGGGCCGAGCAGACCTGCGAGCCCTGCAGCATAGCGACCCAAGGCCGTAGGCCGCAGGGGCTGCCCCAAAAAATAAAAAATTATTCCTCCCAACGATACACTCGTATTTCATTTTCGTAGGCCAAATATAAACGGTAAGCCTGATAACGCAAGGCTTTGAGGCCCTCTGTGGGAATGCCCGACTTTTTTAAATCAATTTTTCGCTGCTGAAAACTTTGAAGATGAATGCGCTGCCAATACTGCTGATGATCCAACCAAGATAAATAAGGGCCCGTGAGTTGTATGCTGCGCGCATCGGGCAAAGGAATTTTGCGCAAAAAATTGCCGAATAAATCGAAGAGGTATAAAGCGCGGCCCTCTTCCCAAAGCAATAATTTATCTTGGCTCTCCCAAAGACGGCTGGGCAAAAAATCATCTCGCAAAATGGACCATAATTCGGCCGTTTCGATTAAAACTTGGCCATCGGGCCCCATTTTTTTGAGTTGGAAGTCAATTGCATCGAACAACCAAATTTTTTGGTCCGAACTACCCGAAAGCGCATCTACCTGCAATAAATCCCAATCACTGAGACTTAGGGTTTGCATTTGGCCCAATCTGCGGTCCAACAATAAAACTTCTTGAAAATCGGAAAAGAAAATAAGGGGCTGAAACGGATTACTCACATCCAATTCTTGAATTGCGCCCCGATTGTTTTGGCTAAAACTGTATAATTTTTGGCCCTCGCCATCGTATTTGTCTATTTTTTTGCCATCCGCCGATACTATATATAGTTGTTGCAGATGATCGAGGCGAATCAAACTACTTTTTTGCGGAATGCTCCAAAGTAATTCTTGGCCCTGAGCCCAAAAAGAGAGGAAAAAAAAGAAGAGCAGAAAAAAATGGCGCATAAAAAGGGATTAAGTCGGAAGCTCGGACAAATTTTGCGGCTGCAAAATTGCTAAGCCCTCCGGATGTTCAAAATAATGCAAACGCAACTTTCCATCTTCTAAACAAGCAAAAGTGGGCTGCGAAAACCAATCGCCCAAGTTAATATAACGGCGACCACTTTCATCTAAGCACAGGTCTTGTGCCAAATGTCGGTGGCCAAACATAAAAAAATCAACTGCTGGGCAACTCTCTTTTTTTCGCTGGCAATATAAAATTAACCACTCTTTTTCAGTGCCTAAAAAATCTTGGGGACCATCTTGGGCCGCTCGGCTAGAATGCGAAAAAAATTGCGCTAAAGCCGCTCCAATATCTGGATGCAACCAGCGAAATAACCACTGACAAAAAGAATTTCTAAAAATTTTCTTGATGAATTTGTAGCCATGATCGCCTGGCCCCAAGCCATCGCCATGCCCAATCAAAAAGTTTTGGCCTTGCAAACAAACTTGAATTGGATCACGATAAATTTTTGCACCTAATTCTTTTTCAAAGTAATCAAACATCCAAACGTCATGATTACCCGTAAATAAATGTAAAACTACTCCCCGATCGGCCAATTGCGCCAATATTCCCAAAGTTCTCAAAAAACCTTTGGGCACCACCGTTTTATATTCAAACCAAAAATCAAATATATCGCCGACCAAATACAAGGCTTCAGCCTCTTCGTCTGCTAAAATAGTTTGTAACCAACGAACAAATTGTCGTTCCCTTTTTGCCGAATTGGCTACTCCCAAATGAATATCTGAAGCAAAATAAATACGCGCTGACATGATTTTTATAGCTGTTTGCCGCAAGATACCAAAAAGCAATGGCGAGTTCGATATAGATTCCTTAAAATAAAGCCTTGACTAGAGCCGTTAAAATTGAACTCATTTAGAAATAGTCTTCTTATAAGAATAGAATAATAATTAACCATTTTTTGGCCGACTTCCTTTTTTATCAAAAAAAACAAGCAGAAACTATAACGAATCAACCTTCAAGAGTAAAGACAATTATTGTTCACTGAATTCATTAAGCCTCAATCCCTAAGCTTATTAAGTAATTGCTAATTGTGACCTCAGCAAAAAAATCGCATCACATTTATAGCTTTTCTTCCGTTTCTTTGCAGACGAAAGCAAGAACAAGAAGAGTTACTAAAAATGAGCCCATAAAAAAACACCTTGGCTTTCTATCCCCCTCTACTGTTTTGGCGCCTTTTTCGCAGCTAAATAGTTACCATTCAAAAAAAATACACTACTACTATGAATTTGAGCATGAAGCAGCCCTTTCTGCAGCTTGTTTATTTGGGCGCCATGATGAGCCTACTGTACATCAGTTATTTCCCCGGCGATTCTGGTTTTGCACAAAAAATTGCTGCCGAAAGCTTAAGCATTATGTTTGGGCTTTTTCTCCTTGGCGGAATTTTTCTTTTTTTCAAGCGACCTTATCTTATGTTGCAATCTTGGCTGGCCTGTATTTGTTTTTGCTATTTTCTAAAAGGAAGTAGCGATAGCTTTTACTACGCCTCTGCACAGCAGCAAGAACCCATTTTTCAACTCTTACAGCTTGATCTCAAAAAAGTTTCTCCTGAAGAAAAAACGATTTTATTAGAAAACTTGGCCAATTTGGAGGCCGATTTACTCTATCTGCAAGCCGACCAAAGCGCAAATAGTTGTTTGCAATTGCTCGATCAAAAATATGCCTATAAATATGATTTAGCGCAAGAAACTTCTACCGTTTATAGTCATCGCCCTTTGTTGATCGATTCGAGTAACTGGGGGTTTGCGCCCGTTTTGATTGACACCCAAGCGCAAATTCGCCTGCTTTGTTTGGCCAACAATCAAAAAGAGCCGCTCAGCCAACAAAAGTTGCAGCAACTCACTCAAAATTCTACTTCAATAAATAGTAGCCCACTTTTTTTGGTGAGTTGGAATAGCAAGCTTCCTTGGTCCGAAGAACTTCGCAACCTTCGCCAAAGTTTAGAGTTAGAAGACAGCCGACTCGATATTAACTGGCAAACAGAGGGGCAGCATATTTTTCACTCCAAAAATTTGCGTTGTCTCGAACTAGGCTCGCCAATTGAAGCCCGTTCCTTATTTGGGCGCTACCAAATGCAAAAAACAAGCAGCACTGCCGCCGCTTCTTATTTATAAAGTCTCCGTTTTTTAGGACAGCCCTCAAAGCCAAGCTTTTTTAAGTTTGGCTTTTTTTTTGTTCTTTTTTGGGGCCTCCGCTGCGGCTTCGCCTTGCGGCGCTACGCTTTGGGGCTCGCTGTTCGCTCGGCCCTGCGCAAAAAAACAAGTTTTTTTGCTGGGTCTGCGGCTACGCCGCACTGCTGCGCATCGCTAGGCCGCACAACTTTAGTTTTTTCTCTGGTCTTTTCTCTTCGGCCCTTAAATCCCCCTTTCAAATAGCGGCTTTCAATTAGCAACTAGGATCAAAAGGCATTGATTTTTTTCAGTTCAAAAAAAAGCTAAGGTGAAAAACAGGCTGCTATTTTGGTCAAAAAATAAAATCAGTCCTCCAGCGCATACAAAATATCATTGTTGATGAGCAGCAGCTTATAATTTTTGTCTGCCATATATTTTTTAACTGTGTGAATGAGGTGTTTAGATTGTTTTTTCATCCAGAGGTTCCAAAAAATTAGCACATAATATTTTTCTTCTGTTTTTAGGGGATAGGGTTTTAGCAAAAGTTTTAGTCCAGCCATACAATTTTTAGGATCAATATCAGAGTTTGGAGGAAATTGATCCAACTTTCCATGAGCCGACCAATTGAGTTTAGTTAAAGTAGGTTGCGCATAGCAATTGATATGTCCCGCCAAATAATTTAAATCGGCATCAAAATAATGGACCTGTAGTGGTTGAAATAAATTTTTGACCGTTGCCGAATCGCTACAGCTATCTATAGCATAATAATATAGGCTGTATAAATTATCTTTTAGAATAATGGATTCATCGGGCTCGAAACTAGCGGCGAACTGGGCAATTTCTTCTTCATCAAATGCTCGTTCTTTAATTCCGTATAGAAAACGACAAGCGCTAGAAAAAAACAGGAGCAAAAAGAAGCTTAGATAAAAATAGTGCGGTTTCATTTATTAGATTTTAGGGGCTTGGGGCAAAAGTCTTCCCTTTTCAATTAACGGCTTTCAATTAGGGGGCGGCAGAAAAAAATGTTTTTTTTCTGCCGCTTTTTTTGGGCCCAAAAAAAAGTGCGGCCATTTATTGGCTGCACTAAAAAAATGAGAAAATTATAGTTGAAGAGAAAAACGGCCCCGAAAAATGATTAAATTGAAAAGTGGCCGAGCTTTTAGCGAAAAAGATTGGCGAGGCCAAAGATTGGCCCAGCGCTGCGCAGCGGTGGCCGCAGGCCAGACCGAGCAAAAAAACTTGTTTTTTTTGCGAAGGGCCGAGCGAATAGCGAGCCGCGGAGCATAGCGGCGGCCAGCTTTGCTGGCCGCGGGCCCCAAAAAATTCCCATCATAAAAAAATCCTCATGAAAAAAACGAGTCTATTTTTAGTGGCATTGAGTTTAGCGAGCTTTTTTGTGGCTTGTCAGGAAAAAGAGCAGCCCAAAGCGACACCAGTAAAGCAAGAAAGTGCGGACAGCAGCCAGCAAGAGCAGCCCAAAAAACAAAAAGGCATAGATGAAAAGTATAGAAAATGGATGGAGGCGCAATTTGCGGCGGGAAAAGCTTGTCCGGAATCCGATTGTAATCCAGAAACTTGGATGAAAAAAATTGAGGCGGGCGAAGAGGCTTGCAATACAGGTTTGGCAGATTTGGCGCCTAAATGGATGCAAGCGGATATAAATGGCGATGGAATTATGGATGCGGTGGCCAATGTGCCGCTTTTGCAGTGTGATGGAGGAAAAAGCCAGGCGACAGCGGTGCATCTTTTGGTTTTTCTTTCGGATGGGCAAGGAGATTTTGCGGTATTAGATGATCCGAGTATTTTGCGCAAGGGGGCATCTGTGGAGCGTATAGATAGTTTATTTGCGGATGGTCGTTTACAAATGTATTATGGCGATTTTGAGGAAGCGGATCCGCTTTGTTGTCCGTCGGTAGAAGAACGCCAGCAATTTAAATACGAGGCGGGATTATTTAAATTATTAAAATAAAACCCTTATGCTAAGGTGCAATTTTCAAAAAATAAAAAAACGGTAGCATGGACGCCCAGAAAAAATTAAGCATTCATAAAATTTGCAACTACTTTACGGGCTATGAGCTAATCAATTACATTTATTGGCAAGAGCAGTTGGTAGGCAAGGGAAAAAGTTTGTTGTCTAAAAAATCGGCTGTTTCGGAAAGTTTGCCTCAACTTTGGATACATAATAAGGAGAAAGGCCAGCAATATGATCTTTTAGCGCAATTGGATTTGGCAGAGGGGGAATATGCAGAAGGTTTTTTGATTCAGCATTTAGATTTTGCGGATGAGCGTTCTTGGCGTTTTAATGGCTATGCTTATCAGCCGCATATATTAAATGACTACAATTTTATGCACAAAGACTTTTTGGAGGGCCAAATTTTGGTTTGGAGTCGGGCCGAAGAGCAAAGGCGTTTTTGGTTATTAGATAGTTTGGGTAAAAAGCATCAGTTATTGGCAACTGCTGCGCGGGGGAATGATTGGAAAATAGATGTGCGTAGTCGGGAGCTTCAAATTTATCAGTTGGATTTGGAAAAAGGATTAGTCATTAAAACCGTTAAATTATAAAATGCGAGATTGGGTAGCCGAATTTTATAAAAAGCAGAAT
This window contains:
- a CDS encoding UDP-2,3-diacylglucosamine diphosphatase, whose amino-acid sequence is MSARIYFASDIHLGVANSAKRERQFVRWLQTILADEEAEALYLVGDIFDFWFEYKTVVPKGFLRTLGILAQLADRGVVLHLFTGNHDVWMFDYFEKELGAKIYRDPIQVCLQGQNFLIGHGDGLGPGDHGYKFIKKIFRNSFCQWLFRWLHPDIGAALAQFFSHSSRAAQDGPQDFLGTEKEWLILYCQRKKESCPAVDFFMFGHRHLAQDLCLDESGRRYINLGDWFSQPTFACLEDGKLRLHYFEHPEGLAILQPQNLSELPT